In one window of Solanum pennellii chromosome 2, SPENNV200 DNA:
- the LOC107009201 gene encoding geraniol 8-hydroxylase-like, with protein MEYVNILLGLLFACFLVGEVVISVRRSSKRVAPGPYPLPIIGNLHLLGDNKPQISLAQLAKKYGPIMNLKLGQINTVVISSSLLAKEVMQKRDLSFSSRFAPDALCACNHNDFSVVWLPVNNSQWRSLRKSMNSHIFSVNKLDANKHLRTKKMQELIDYCHKSGQNGEAVDIGRAAFRTSLNLLSNTIFSKDLTDPFSDSDKEFRELVWNIMAEAGKPNLVDYFPFLKKIDPQGIRRRLTNHFSKVLRLLSGLIDERLKESEMGNRENVDVLDALLSISPEEIDRNHIEHLYLDLFAAGTDTTSNTLEWAMAELLKNPHTLEKAQEELAQVIGRGKLVDEADVAQLPYLQCIVKEALRLHPPVSLLIPRKVEEDVELCGYTVPKGSQVLVNVWAIGRDSGIWENPLDFKPERFWESEIDVRGRDFELIPFGAGRRICPGLPLAIRIIPVVLGSLINTFNWKLHGGIAPNDLNMEEKFGITLAKAQPLLVVPIPL; from the exons ATGGAGTACGTGAACATTTTGTTAGGACTTTTATTCGCCTGTTTTTTGGTTGGTGAAGTTGTTATTTCAGTTAGAAGAAGCAGCAAAAGAGTTGCACCAGGTCCATATCCTCTGCCTATTATCGGAAATCTTCACTTGCTTGGCGATAATAAACCACAAATATCACTTGCTCAACTTGCAAAAAAATATGGCCCAATTATGAATCTCAAATTGGGGCAAATAAACACAGTCGTTATTTCTTCATCACTGTTGGCTAAAGAAGTAATGCAAAAGCGAGATTTATCCTTTTCCAGTAGGTTTGCTCCAGACGCACTTTGTGCCTGCAATCACAATGATTTCTCAGTTGTATGGTTACCCGTCAACAACTCACAGTGGAGATCGCTTCGTAAGTCTATGAACTCTCACATCTTTTCTGTGAACAAGCTTGATGCTAATAAGCATCTGAGGACCAAAAAGATGCAGGAGTTGATTGATTATTGTCACAAGAGTGGACAAAATGGTGAAGCAGTGGATATTGGCAGAGCAGCTTTTAGAACTTCCTTAAATTTGTTGTCCAACACCATTTTCTCTAAAGATTTGACTGATCCATTCTCTGATTCTGATAAGGAGTTTAGGGAATTGGTGTGGAATATCATGGCTGAGGCTGGTAAACCTAATTTGGTGGattatttcccctttttaaaaaagattgatCCACAAGGTATAAGGCGGCGTTTGACAAATCATTTTAGTAAGGTTCTTCGACTTTTGAGTGGTTTGATTGATGAACGGCTAAAGGAAAGCGAAATGGGAAATCGCGAAAATGTTGATGTGTTAGACGCCCTTCTCAGCATTAGCCCTGAAGAAATCGACAGGAATCATATCGAGCATCTGTATCTG GACTTGTTTGCAGCAGGGACCGATACGACTTCAAATACATTGGAGTGGGCAATGGCTGAACTACTTAAGAATCCACATACTTTGGAGAAAGCACAAGAAGAACTTGCACAAGTAATTGGCAGAGGTAAACTAGTAGATGAAGCCGATGTTGCACAGTTACCTTACTTGCAATGCATCGTGAAAGAAGCCTTGCGTTTACACCCACCGGTTTCTTTATTAATTCCTCGCAAAGTGGAGGAAGATGTTGAGCTTTGTGGCTATACTGTACCAAAAGGCTCCCAAGTTCTAGTGAACGTATGGGCGATTGGGCGCGACTCTGGTATATGGGAGAACCCTTTGGACTTCAAACCAGAGAGGTTTTGGGAGTCTGAAATAGATGTTAGAGGTCGGGATTTTGAGTTGATTCCATTTGGTGCTGGTCGAAGAATTTGTCCTGGATTGCCTTTGGCTATCAGGATAATTCCAGTCGTGCTAGGTTCATTGATTAATACATTTAATTGGAAGCTACATGGTGGAATTGCACCTAATGATTTGAACATGGAGGAAAAATTTGGCATCACATTGGCAAAAGCTCAACCTCTGCTAGTTGTTCCCATTCCACTATAG